In Acanthochromis polyacanthus isolate Apoly-LR-REF ecotype Palm Island chromosome 18, KAUST_Apoly_ChrSc, whole genome shotgun sequence, the following proteins share a genomic window:
- the LOC110960819 gene encoding proteinase-activated receptor 1-like: MFSLSPKTFLLVLVCACAASAAVTNGTLGVRTFVLFDRTVTDEPLDLDDIFSDYQDGAKLNNSTTSRGRNVTRWRISEEALLFLTGPVSTILMPSFYTLVCCLSVPINICAVLAFARGIRPKKPAAIYMLNLAFADLLFALLLPFKISYHFEGNDWKFGAFMCRVVTAAFYWNMYCSVLLITCISVDRLLAVVYPINSLAWRRPRNTIIACVAMWMLSFAGSVPLVLSNQTVYLRELNITTCHDIQSFESIAWLKIYFATICCALFFLPLVITVVSYTQVIWSLSRVSVPGSSRRRTRAVVMALTVLVLFVLCFMPTNCLLLAHYLQFNEEDLRNQETPDGSYGVYLMFLCLGSLNCLLDPLVYYFGSSQCQRQLSSILRCEKITERAGISHSSSDSCRSSTRTILKSSRTDTSKLNSSVTRMDSLQADLSSQYKKLLV; this comes from the exons ATGTTTTCACTGTCTCCTAAAACgttcctgctggttctggttTGTGCGTGTGCTGCGTCTGCTGCAGTAACAAACG GCACTTTGGGAGTGAGGACCTTTGTCCTTTTTGACCGTACAGTCACAGATGAACCACTAGACCtggatgacattttttcagattATCAAGATGGTGCCAAATTGAATAATTCTACAACTTCCCGGGGCCGGAATGTCACCAGGTGGAGGATTTCAGAGGAGGCTCTGCTGTTCCTCACAGGCCCCGTGTCCACGATCCTCATGCCTTCCTTCTACACGCTGGTCTGCTGCCTCAGCGTTCCCATTAACATCTGTGCGGTTCTGGCCTTCGCTCGGGGGATCCGGCCCAAGAAACCAGCAGCGATCTACATGCTGAACCTGGCTTTCGCCGACCTGCTCTTCGCCTTGTTGCTCCCCTTCAAGATCTCCTACCACTTTGAAGGCAACGACTGGAAATTCGGTGCCTTCATGTGCCGTGTGGTCACTGCTGCCTTCTACTGGAACATGTACTGTTCTGTTCTGCTCATCACCTGTATCAGCGTGGACCGGCTCCTCGCTGTAGTCTACCCCATCAACTCCCTGGCATGGAGGAGGCCAAGGAACACCATCATAGCCTGCGTGGCCATGTGGATGTTATCCTTCGCTGGCTCCGTGCCCCTCGTCCTCTCCAACCAGACTGTTTACCTCAGAGAGCTGAACATCACCACCTGCCATGACATCCAGAGCTTTGAGAGCATCGCCTGGCTGAAGATCTACTTCGCCACCATCTGCTGCGCCCTCTTCTTCCTGCCTCTGGTCATCACAGTGGTGTCCTACACTCAGGTGATCTGGTCTCTGAGCAGAGTCTCAGTTCCTGGAAGCTCTCGCAGAAGAACCAGAGCGGTGGTGATGGCCCTGACGGTGCTAgtgctgtttgtgttgtgtttcatgcCCACGAACTGCCTCCTGCTGGCACACTACCTGCAGTTTAATGAAGAAGACCTGAGAAACCAGGAGACCCCCGATGGTTCCTACGGTGTCTATctgatgtttctgtgtctgGGGAGTCTGAACTGCCTCCTGGATCCTCTGGTTTACTACTTTGGATCATCCCAGTGCCAGAGACAACTGTCCAGCATCCTGAGGTGTGAGAAGATCACAGAGCGCGCCGGAATCAGTCACTCATCATCCGATTCGTGCAGATCCAGCACCAGAACGATTCTGAAATCCAGCCGCACCGATACCTCCAAGCTAAACAGTTCAGTTACCAGAATGGACTCTTTACAGGCCGACCTCAGCAGCCAGTATAAGAAGCTGCTGGTCTGA